The window TCACCGTGGTCACATCCGGGGCACCCCAACTGCGGGGGTCGCCGAAGATGAACTCGGCGCCGTGGCGGGGCAGCCGGCCCCGCCGGCCGGGCAGCGGTGGTGGCGCGGGTCGGCGCAGGACCCTGTCCGAGCGCAGCCTGGCCAGGACGCGCACCGGCAGGTCCCGCAGCAGCCAGGCCAGGCGGGCCGCGTCGTAGCCTGCGTCCATCACCACCCAGACCTGCGGATCGCCGGGCCGCCAATGGCCGGCGGCGATCAACCGGCCGACCACGTCCCGCAACTGGGCGGCGGTCACCGCCGCCAGATCCGCACCCGGAGCCAAGCGGACCGCGTCCAGCGGTGCGGTCCACGAGGTGCGGCCGGTCTCCAACGCCACAACGAACGCATACGGCCAGCCCGGAACTCCGATGTGCTGGTCCCTGCCACGGCCGTAGGTGTGACACAGGATCCGCTCCGGCGACGTGTGCGCCTCCGGCCGCAGCCAGCACGTCACATCCACGGCCAGGACGAGCCGCCCGTCAGCCGCCCGCGGCGGCGGCACCGCCGCCACCGCCGTACGCAGCCGTTGCACGTCAACCCGCCCGGCGGCCAAGGCGTCGTACAACGCGCCGTGCCCACGGCGGTACTCCGCTACCAGCGACAACCCGGGCAACGACCGCACCGGCCCATCCGCGCACAACACCGCGTCGGTCAACTCGAACAACGCATCCGACCGCCGTGACAGGGCCTGGTGGAAGTCCCGCCGAAACCCGGCCAACACCTCCGCCGGATCCCTCACCGGCCCGGTCGAGACAGAGCCGGGTAACACCAGCCCACTCAGATGGTCCAAAATCGTGGCCACGGCCACCGCCTTGATCTCGCGTCCTTGCCAGGGAACCCGAAGATCATCAACGGTGGCCGTTCCCACGTCAGCCCGACACGCCGGAATCCTCACAGGAGCAACCGGCGCCCGCCACCGACGGGTTAAAAATCAAGCTAGCG is drawn from Micromonospora sp. Llam0 and contains these coding sequences:
- a CDS encoding NF041680 family putative transposase, whose amino-acid sequence is MRDPAEVLAGFRRDFHQALSRRSDALFELTDAVLCADGPVRSLPGLSLVAEYRRGHGALYDALAAGRVDVQRLRTAVAAVPPPRAADGRLVLAVDVTCWLRPEAHTSPERILCHTYGRGRDQHIGVPGWPYAFVVALETGRTSWTAPLDAVRLAPGADLAAVTAAQLRDVVGRLIAAGHWRPGDPQVWVVMDAGYDAARLAWLLRDLPVRVLARLRSDRVLRRPAPPPLPGRRGRLPRHGAEFIFGDPRSWGAPDVTTVTDTRLYGTVTARAWHRLHPRLTRRAAWTDCPALPILEGTVIRLDVGRLPSGATAKPVWLWWSTGIDHEPGHDPSPDPAMIDLLWQAFLRRFDIEHTFRLFKQTLGWTVPKLRDPHAADRWTWLIIAAYTQLRLARPLAADLRHPWERPAPPERLTPSRVRRGFRHLRPTSTCPASAPKPTRPGPGRPPGTPNRHPTRRYDVHTVTSSQTGKTTSRKKKSANPRPRRTG